A genomic region of Deltaproteobacteria bacterium contains the following coding sequences:
- a CDS encoding class II aldolase/adducin family protein → MPSDLQLRVDLIETARALLRAGLVEGTAGNLSVRSERGLVLMTPTSLAYETMTPDDIALCDLAGNVLEGARKPTTEKALHLAVLRAYPELGAVIHSHAKFASMFAVARQPIPCVIEEFQIYVGGEVPVADYRLTGSDALGEECARHLAERAAVLMANHGLLAAGRDLAQAHHVTALVERTAEIVAGARSLGRVEPLPAETLARFAPVYSALRKRR, encoded by the coding sequence ATGCCGAGCGATCTCCAGCTGCGCGTCGATCTGATCGAGACCGCGCGGGCGCTGCTGCGCGCGGGTCTCGTCGAAGGCACCGCGGGGAATCTCTCGGTGCGCAGCGAGCGCGGGCTCGTGCTGATGACGCCGACTTCGCTCGCGTACGAGACGATGACGCCCGACGACATCGCGCTCTGCGACCTCGCCGGCAACGTGCTCGAAGGCGCGCGCAAGCCGACCACCGAGAAGGCGCTCCACCTCGCCGTGCTGCGCGCGTACCCCGAGCTCGGCGCGGTGATCCACTCGCACGCGAAGTTCGCCTCGATGTTCGCCGTCGCGCGCCAGCCGATCCCTTGCGTGATCGAGGAGTTCCAGATCTACGTCGGCGGCGAAGTGCCCGTCGCCGATTACCGGCTCACGGGCTCCGACGCGCTCGGCGAAGAGTGCGCCCGTCATCTCGCCGAGCGCGCCGCGGTGCTGATGGCGAACCACGGCTTGCTCGCGGCCGGTCGCGATCTCGCGCAGGCGCATCACGTCACCGCGCTCGTGGAGCGCACGGCCGAGATCGTGGCGGGCGCGCGCTCGCTGGGGCGCGTGGAGCCGCTGCCGGCGGAGACGCTCGCGAGGTTCGCGCCGGTGTACTCGGCGCTGAGGAAGCGGCGGTGA
- a CDS encoding phytanoyl-CoA dioxygenase family protein, whose product MTPNADLVRTHGYAIVRGALSAHEVAALSSAVDRALADFAIPFGTNEFLGFRTRRVFNLLARSEAFEALPVHAALLPLAEELLGPDCLLSSLTAIEMNPGETSQPLHADDGTLPLPRPHPPYTCTAIVALTDFTAENGATHFVPGSHERDRRPRPSERAETQQALMPAGSALVYHGSLWHGGGANDSAARRLAIIVNYCAGFLRQEECQLLAVPRERVAKMAPRLQALVGYSTYKGLLGHVDQRSPAELVNPNAATDMVWHRMRG is encoded by the coding sequence GTGACGCCGAACGCCGACCTCGTCCGCACCCACGGCTACGCGATCGTGCGGGGCGCGCTCTCGGCGCACGAAGTCGCGGCGCTCTCGAGTGCGGTCGACCGCGCGCTCGCGGATTTCGCGATTCCGTTCGGCACGAACGAGTTCCTCGGCTTCCGCACGCGGCGCGTCTTCAACCTGCTCGCGCGCAGCGAGGCGTTCGAGGCGCTGCCGGTGCATGCGGCGCTGCTGCCGCTCGCGGAAGAGCTGTTAGGCCCGGACTGCTTGCTATCCTCGCTCACCGCGATCGAGATGAATCCCGGCGAAACGTCGCAGCCGCTGCACGCCGACGACGGCACCCTGCCGCTACCGCGCCCGCATCCGCCCTACACCTGCACCGCGATCGTCGCGCTCACGGACTTCACGGCGGAGAACGGTGCGACGCACTTCGTGCCGGGCTCGCACGAACGCGACCGTCGCCCGCGGCCGAGCGAGCGCGCCGAGACGCAGCAGGCGCTGATGCCCGCGGGCAGCGCGCTCGTCTACCACGGCTCGCTGTGGCACGGCGGCGGCGCCAACGACAGCGCTGCGCGGCGGCTCGCGATCATCGTGAACTACTGCGCCGGCTTTCTGCGCCAGGAGGAGTGTCAGCTGCTCGCAGTTCCGCGCGAGCGCGTCGCGAAGATGGCGCCGCGCCTGCAGGCGCTCGTCGGCTACTCCACGTACAAGGGGCTGCTCGGTCACGTCGACCAGCGCAGTCCGGCTGAGCTGGTGAACCCGAACGCCGCGACCGACATGGTGTGGCACCGCATGCGCGGCTGA
- a CDS encoding HD domain-containing protein, protein MGGGSRFSLFSQRFDRAVLAAYFLGGVAPIGALFFVVREFVLPGYAVGSLGHVAWIGGVASLATLSLAVYFALRRISDTTLSRMRADNQRLATLLAASRELGAAREPDAILASASARAREFSGSPHVALLIAQDSEKPLELRQADAASRSWFDANAAELTELAGAGELSSTAAGARATVSIPFRVSAHVRGALLVEAPTTALGHEAIDALTTIAGMTSGALQRSDLEDAQRNFFAHVTELLVTALDGHVVGRRGHGSNVARFANRLAHEIGLDSSRKERLHFAAMLHDIGMLKIDPARHLDAKSVRAHPVLGARMLSSIRLWEPLTPFVLHHHEHWDGRGYPDGRAGEAIPLEARVLSLADAVDAMARAEGHRAAKSAAEIVEELKRCRATQFDPALVDAFVALVDRGESGLD, encoded by the coding sequence ATGGGCGGCGGCTCGCGGTTTTCGTTGTTCTCACAGCGCTTCGATCGCGCCGTGCTCGCGGCCTACTTCCTCGGCGGCGTCGCCCCGATCGGCGCGCTCTTCTTCGTCGTGCGCGAGTTCGTGCTGCCGGGCTACGCCGTCGGTTCGCTAGGTCACGTCGCATGGATCGGCGGTGTCGCGTCGCTCGCGACGCTCTCGCTCGCGGTCTACTTCGCGCTGCGGCGTATCTCGGACACGACGCTCTCGCGGATGCGGGCCGACAACCAGCGCCTCGCGACGCTGCTCGCCGCCTCACGCGAGCTCGGCGCTGCGCGCGAACCGGACGCGATCCTCGCCAGCGCGAGCGCGCGTGCCCGCGAGTTCTCGGGCTCACCGCACGTCGCGCTGCTGATCGCCCAAGATTCGGAGAAGCCGCTCGAGCTTCGCCAAGCCGATGCCGCGTCGCGGAGCTGGTTCGATGCGAACGCAGCGGAGCTGACCGAGCTCGCCGGCGCTGGCGAGCTGAGCAGCACTGCCGCGGGCGCGCGGGCCACCGTGAGCATCCCGTTCCGCGTCTCTGCGCACGTTCGCGGCGCTCTGCTCGTCGAGGCGCCCACGACGGCGCTCGGCCACGAGGCGATCGACGCGCTCACGACGATCGCCGGCATGACGAGCGGCGCGCTGCAGCGCAGCGATCTCGAGGACGCGCAGCGCAACTTCTTCGCGCACGTGACGGAGCTGTTGGTGACTGCGCTCGACGGCCACGTCGTGGGGCGCCGCGGTCACGGCTCGAACGTGGCGCGCTTCGCGAATCGCCTCGCGCACGAGATCGGCCTCGACTCCTCGCGCAAAGAGCGGCTGCACTTCGCCGCGATGCTGCACGACATCGGCATGCTGAAGATCGATCCCGCGCGGCACCTCGACGCGAAGTCGGTGCGCGCGCATCCCGTCCTCGGCGCGCGCATGCTCTCCAGCATTCGCCTCTGGGAGCCGCTCACTCCGTTCGTCTTGCATCACCACGAGCACTGGGACGGAAGGGGCTACCCCGACGGCCGCGCCGGCGAGGCGATCCCGCTCGAAGCGCGCGTGCTCTCGCTCGCGGACGCGGTCGACGCGATGGCGCGCGCGGAGGGCCATCGCGCGGCCAAGAGTGCAGCGGAGATCGTCGAGGAGTTGAAGCGCTGTCGCGCGACGCAGTTTGATCCCGCGTTGGTAGATGCTTTCGTTGCTCTTGTGGATCGCGGAGAGTCGGGCCTCGACTGA
- a CDS encoding patatin-like phospholipase family protein, whose protein sequence is MAKKRKLKRALVLSGGGARGAYEAGVLCFLFEELPKLLGHDPRVDLVSGTSVGAIHASFVAATADQGTERGAQLRSVWESMVFAELFGSALSEVVALPRRVVRALRAPKALREGEPPDRLYGLLNTANLERLVRDAIPWPRIRRNLAEEHIDGVCIAATQISTGRAVVFHDARGYREEAWSHDPAMIARPAKLGPAHALASAAIPVVFPAVRI, encoded by the coding sequence GTGGCGAAGAAACGGAAGCTGAAGCGCGCGCTGGTGCTGTCGGGCGGAGGCGCGCGCGGTGCCTACGAAGCGGGCGTGTTGTGCTTCCTGTTCGAGGAGCTGCCGAAGCTGCTCGGGCACGATCCGCGCGTCGATCTCGTGAGCGGCACGTCGGTCGGCGCGATTCACGCGAGCTTCGTCGCCGCCACCGCGGACCAAGGCACGGAGCGCGGCGCGCAGCTGCGCAGCGTGTGGGAGTCGATGGTGTTCGCAGAGCTGTTCGGCTCCGCGCTCTCCGAGGTCGTGGCGCTGCCGCGGCGCGTAGTGCGCGCGCTGCGTGCGCCGAAGGCGCTCCGCGAGGGCGAGCCGCCGGATCGCCTGTACGGGCTCCTCAACACCGCCAACCTCGAGCGCCTCGTGCGCGACGCGATTCCGTGGCCGCGCATCCGCCGCAATCTCGCGGAGGAGCACATCGACGGCGTATGCATCGCGGCCACGCAGATCTCGACGGGCCGCGCCGTCGTCTTCCACGACGCGCGCGGCTATCGCGAGGAAGCCTGGAGCCACGACCCCGCCATGATCGCGCGGCCCGCGAAGCTCGGGCCCGCGCACGCGCTCGCCTCCGCCGCGATCCCGGTCGTGTTCCCCGCCGTGCGCATCTGA
- a CDS encoding wax ester/triacylglycerol synthase family O-acyltransferase: protein MSRYAYSRLSAQDNDFLRWESQRLPMHGVGVQIFECGPLARGNGVDFNAVREAVAAALPRMPRYRQKLAFIPGTQRAVWVDDEHFQLDHHLRHVAVAHPGAEAQLRRLVSHIAETPLDRGRPLWESWVIEGLASAARGEPEASGDQLGSKRFAFVTKAHHCMFDGAGGMQLISQLLSRDPEAPLPEAPRFIAKTPPSAFELKRDDWLHWAKLPFRLARGAADALRDGEQTREKLRERTRALGALARFKLAAASETPLNGKIGPHRSVEWTSFALAEAKDAAHAHGASLNDFVLAVVAGALRTFFDERGIEPGALDFRASCPVNIREEKTREKAGNFVSSWVVELPLGEIDPVERLHKVRTATRELKDQHVSAGIQSLLALHEWLPIDLQALSQGAQNLVVTNVPGPQHALYLRGARMESMFALAPLIANVGLTIAATSYDGKLCFGLNADEDRVPDLHAIVRALRAAFAELAAKPGHKKQTPRAAGVAPGRELAAVASA, encoded by the coding sequence ATGAGTCGCTACGCGTACTCGCGGTTGTCGGCGCAAGACAACGACTTCCTGCGCTGGGAGTCGCAGCGACTGCCGATGCACGGCGTCGGCGTGCAGATCTTCGAGTGCGGGCCGCTCGCGCGCGGGAACGGTGTCGACTTCAACGCCGTGCGCGAGGCCGTCGCAGCCGCCTTGCCGCGCATGCCGCGCTACCGCCAGAAGCTCGCGTTCATTCCTGGCACGCAGCGCGCGGTGTGGGTCGACGACGAGCACTTCCAGCTCGACCACCACCTGCGGCACGTCGCGGTGGCACACCCCGGCGCCGAGGCGCAGCTGCGGCGGCTCGTGTCGCACATCGCCGAGACGCCGCTCGACCGCGGCCGGCCGCTCTGGGAGAGCTGGGTGATCGAGGGACTCGCAAGCGCAGCGCGCGGTGAGCCGGAGGCGAGCGGAGATCAGCTCGGTAGCAAGCGCTTCGCGTTCGTGACGAAAGCGCACCACTGCATGTTCGACGGCGCGGGCGGGATGCAGCTGATCTCGCAGCTGCTCTCGCGCGATCCCGAAGCGCCGCTGCCCGAGGCGCCGCGCTTCATCGCGAAGACGCCGCCGAGCGCGTTCGAGCTGAAGCGCGACGACTGGCTGCACTGGGCGAAGCTGCCCTTCCGCCTCGCGCGCGGCGCCGCCGATGCGCTCCGCGACGGCGAGCAGACGCGCGAGAAGCTGCGCGAGCGGACGCGGGCGCTCGGCGCGCTGGCGCGCTTCAAGCTCGCCGCAGCGTCAGAGACGCCCCTCAACGGCAAGATCGGCCCGCACCGCAGCGTGGAGTGGACGAGCTTCGCGCTCGCCGAGGCGAAGGACGCCGCGCACGCGCACGGCGCCTCGCTCAACGACTTCGTCCTGGCAGTCGTTGCGGGCGCGCTGCGCACGTTCTTCGACGAGCGCGGCATCGAGCCGGGCGCGCTCGACTTCCGCGCGAGCTGCCCGGTGAACATTCGCGAGGAGAAGACGCGCGAGAAGGCCGGCAACTTCGTCTCGTCGTGGGTGGTCGAGCTGCCGCTCGGCGAGATCGACCCGGTCGAGCGGCTGCACAAAGTGCGCACTGCAACGCGCGAGCTGAAGGATCAGCACGTCTCGGCGGGCATTCAGAGCCTGCTCGCGCTGCACGAGTGGTTGCCGATCGACCTGCAGGCGCTCTCGCAGGGCGCACAGAACCTCGTCGTGACGAACGTGCCCGGCCCGCAGCACGCGCTCTACCTGCGCGGCGCGCGCATGGAGTCGATGTTCGCGTTGGCGCCGCTGATCGCGAACGTCGGCCTCACGATCGCGGCCACGAGCTACGACGGGAAGCTGTGCTTCGGCCTCAACGCCGACGAGGACCGCGTGCCGGACCTGCACGCCATCGTGCGCGCGCTGCGTGCCGCGTTCGCAGAGCTTGCGGCGAAGCCTGGGCACAAGAAGCAGACGCCGCGCGCCGCGGGCGTGGCGCCCGGGCGCGAGCTCGCGGCCGTCGCGAGCGCCTGA